The DNA window ttttttaCAAATAATCAAGCTCTTAAACTAGAGAGGAAAGGCAATGATGTGgaattattaactttaaaaatctCATTAAGAAACTATAGAGACAAGGTGCTATTGAATTATTTGCAGGAATTCAAGCATAGGATTGCATCAAATTGACACTGAACCTTAATGACAACAAAAGGCTAACCCATATGCCAAAAGAACAGGAAGTAAAAGATAAAGTAACAAAGCAAGTGCCATATAAATTGTCTTACCAAAGAACTTCAACCATATTTTTGAAGAAGGGAGTACATGTACCCCAGCTGAACCGTACTAATGTTGGAAATCCAAATACCGGGTGTTTGTGATCACCCAACCAAGTTTTAGTTGCAGGGTCTGAATACAAACATATGCACAAAAATCATCCATCTATTTCTGTTTAAAACACTTACATATAAATAACGAGCTTACATGGAAACTGTAATTTTCGTAATCCCGATATGATTGGAAATgccaaagttaaaattgaaagttatttttttcatttggtataaattttttttgtatcaTACTCCAGATTATAGACTGTAAGTTCCCTTGATTTTCAAAGTTACAACTAAAGTTTTTTTCCTTCAAttgatatatatagtttatttttgtatCATAATCCAGATTATAAACTGTAATTTTCCTTCAGTATAGAGATGATTTTTCTGGATTATGTTCCAAATTATAGTGTGAGTTTTGGCATCgcttgaaataaaaattattatttggataTGATCCTGATGATTTTCTAAATTCTCGTAAGTTTTGGTAAACATATCAAATGTAGATTTTACCGGATCATAAATGTGATAACCAAATGGTTCAACATTATCAAAATACAAATATACAATGAAAGATAGTAAATCAAATGGTTGTGAAAATTTGAGAAGACAACCTAATGAACACTAAATCAATCTGAGGATGATAACTAAAAAGGCTTCATTTCAGCATCCAACCTTTTCTCCCTCTATTTTCATtagaatttagtttaaatttcatataaaaCTCTCACATGCATTTACCTTATTGAGTCTAGCAAATGAAATAATTACTATCATCATAAATTAAACAGTTAAGTTTGTAATGAATATTTTTGAAACAGATAAACAATACTCCAGTTTCATTCTTCCTATTGGGATGCAAAAGGCATACTCCACCTTTTAAGATAGAACAGATACCGAGTTCTATAACTTGAATCAAAACACTAGTTGTTAAATAATGAAAGAGTATAGATTTGTACCTCCTGGATACCCAGAGCCAAAATTTCTGTTTATATTATCAGCAGTTTCATCTAGTTCCCAATTTCGAATTGCTCGATCTCTTGTAACCTGACATGTCAAATAAATGTTTTGGAATTGTTTCAAACAAAACTAATTCGCATTCAgtgtgttaaaaaaaatgttaatcaCCTTAGCAACAATGCTTGCTCCACTCACAACTGGATATAGACTATCAGCTTTTTTCGCAACTACAAATTTTATGAATGGAAATCGTTCAGTCAATCTCACTCTGTATTTCTCTGGATCTCCAACTGTATCTACATAAACCTGAAACAGTAACCATAAACACAAAGTCCTTGTTTGATACCCTTTATCccatcattttaatcaaatcattcaaataatgaaaactaaaataaatactcaactttatttttttataacattttaaaatattaaatacatagatattttagtcatttatttcaaataatcccaaataattcacttttcatcaaacaagatttttttttttataaaaaaatggattatttaaagaaaaagtacatcaaacaagctcttgaaTGATGTGCTAGCCTCCTCCAAGGAAAAAAATTCTGGTctcaagaacaaaaataatCATGAAAATAGTTGACAATTCTTTGACTGACAAAGTATCATCTTCTTAATTACTACCTCAGTCAGAAGAACTCCCATATCTGTTACTCTTCTGACAAGGCCCATGGCAGATTCATGTGAGATCTCATTGAGGTTAATCTTGGTTCTGAAACCAAATGAGCAACACATAACTTAGCATCATCAAAGAAGGTGATTTATAGTagtacattttaatattaaactgtCATGGACTAACTTCTTTAACATTTTTGCAGATAGTTCCTTTGGATCTATGACATCCACAGCCCATCCCAGAGATTCATCAGCcttcaaattatcaaataattcttCCCTTTTTTCTTCCTTTAAGGTCTTTGAATCTACAATAAGAAAAAGACCAGATACTTTATCTAACAGGAGAGATTAAATTACTCCAGCCAAATTTACGAGATTAAGGTCTACAAGCAAATGAAGTGATTCTACATATAAATCATTTCCTCCAGTTTCTTCTTAATGGATTTCAAATATAAAGAAcacaatgaaaaaaatatattcaaattaagatCTCAAAGAAGGAAAACATTTGCTcaaagatttaaaaaatcaagTGACATTGAGCTTATTTGGAAACTGATATTTGATTACAATCACAATCTAAATGGAAAATCCccaaaattcaaactaaaagtgatttttatttatttatattgttctAGATGATGATTCAAGTTATGTTTGAattatgatccaaattatagtgtaatctttttgcttcatttggttTAGATTATTTTCGAAATTATGGTCTAGATTATGTGTGATTTTGGCTTCATTTTGTATAAAGGTTGTGATTTTTGACAAGAATTTGTAGATTTTTTCTAATCATCATCTGGATCAAAAAGCCTGATAACAAATAGGCATAAATACATAACTCGAGGAAAGGAAGGCTCAAAAGGAGTTCAAGAACAAAGATTCTGCAACAATTTATTTCTGTACATGATCTGCCATAAGAGGCGAGGTGTTGACACACGATATGCTCAAGCACAAAGGATTTCTATGGCTAGCTAATAGGGGGGATGCCATTATAACCATCCTGAAGAGTCAATCAATCATTTGTTACTTGACTGTTCTTTTAGTGCCTATTGCTATTTGGATGGAACAAGCTGATGAATGATTATAATTGTCAAATTAGCTATATTGTATAGCTAACTATCCAACTTCATTTTAATGTTCAAGACCAAATATCAATGTTTTCGGTTATGCCTAGGTCTTTAATGTGTTATGTGGATGAGTGTATTGGATGGAACAAGCTGACTAAACTTAAGGATTGTAGAATGATTATGATTGTTAAATTAGCTATATAcagttcaatatttattttaaccattCAAAGCTATGAAATTGAAACAAACCCAGAAAGAAAAAATGATCCAAGTAATGTAAGTTGAGGAACTATGGTAACCTGCAAAATTCAACGAGGAAAGAGTCTTTTGATACGATACTGGACAATACAAGCATCCGTATACCATGGGACCTGTGTTCAAGTAAACAAGTTCGTGAAAACAGAAAGAGATCGATGTAGGTATTAGTGATGAAAGAGAGATGGAGGTAAATGAAAAACCTAAGACAGGGCCTCGTCCAGCTTCGTCAATGCCCATGATGCAGGGTTCAGAAGCCCATTTAGGAAAATCACTTCCAGATTCCATTGATGTTCTACTGAAACTCTTTCTCTCAGTCCAGATTTGTTCCCGCCAGAAATTTAGCAAATGGTAGTACTGCGGTAGGGAAAAGGAAACGCATAGAAGaagatatatttatagaaatgaGTCCCTTAAATATACTAAAAGGTTTAGATCGAAGAAAAAGTTACCTATCAAAACAAAGACAGAAAATAAGTTAACATGAGTTTGTTTGAGAAAAGagttttttgttttctttgtattttattctaaataaaaattataaaaaaattaatttttaaaatttaaaaattaatttacccTTTGCTTTTAGAGGATATGGTATAGGTGAAAGAATAATAGTTTAGAGAGAATAAAATTAGAGggtaattttagtatttaaatgataaaattatttgatttgatagtTGATAAGATGTTTGGATTTTAGGACATAtcctatttgttttttttttattaaatttgatttttctcTATCCATCACTTCAATCATTTCAATCACTTAATTCCTCTATTTAAAATACCATTTTACTCCTAccaatttttctaaattttaaattattaaactctATTACCCAGTGGCACGCTCAGTAATTTTTAACAACATTGGGGACTTAAATGTCCAGTtagatttcttgaattgataaaataaacaagaaatatttgattgagttcttgaagagaaagattgaaataatattattgattgaatgaataatttttacaatagtttatctatttataataataaatagtaatagagaaataactaaattgagaaaatataggaattggttattatatttagcataattaataggagataaataaataatttttcttatttatttaatactttatcatccCCTTCAAACGAAAAGGTGAGGCACAAACCGTGAGCTTGCTACGTAAAAGAGAAAATCGATGAGAAGAAAGacctttggtgaagatatcagtcACTTGATCTTCAGTAGGAATATACTGGATGAGTAGTTGTTTACTAGCAACTTTTTCCCGAACAAAGTAAAAAtcgatttcaatatgttttgtgcgAGCATGAAATACCGGGTTTACTGATAAGAATGCAgcaccaatattatcacaccatagaaccggggaagaagaaagtgaaactcGAAGTTCACTAAGTAGAGATTGAATCCAACAAAGATCAGCAGTTGTATATGCAAGAGCACGATATTCAGATTCAGTACTAGAGCGAGCAACTACTTGTTGTTTCTTAGAATTCCAAGAAACGAGGTTGTCacctaaaaaaatacaaaatctagTTGTTGAACGACGATCATCGGAACATCCTGCCCAGTCAACATCAGAGTAGGCAGCAAGAGTGAATTGTGAATTTGGACGAAGAAAGATCCCATGACGAGGAGTATGACGAAGATATCAAAGAATACGTTTAATCGCTCCCCAATGAGAAGATGTGAGAGTTTGCATGAATTGACAAGCTCGGTTGACAGCAAAGGCTAACTCAGGATGAGTTAGTGTAAGATATTGTAGAGCCCCTACTATACTACGATAGAGAAACGGATCAGATAAAGGATCACCATCATGTTTAGAAAGGGATGAGCCAGCAGAGACGGGAGTGTGTAATGGCTTTGCTTGAATCATATCAGCCCGAGTGAGAATATCGTCAATATACTTggattgagaaagaaataaacCATCTTTGGTACGAGTGACTTCCATTCCAAGAAAGTAATGTAATTGACCTAAATTTTTAACagggaataatttatttaattgaaatataatttttgttagaaacgATTTAGAGTTGCCCGTGAGAATAATATCGTCCACATATACTAAAAAGTATGCTGTTATTTGAGGTGCATGATACGTGAAGAGAGCCGTGTCAGATTTTGATTCTATGAAATCAATAGATAGTAGAGCAGTCCGGAGAGTAGCATACCAGGCGCGAGGAGACTGTTTAAGACCGTATATTGCTTTATGAAGTTTGCatatatgattaggaaaatCTGGATGGACAAAACCGTGAGGTTGTGCCATGTAAACTTCTTCTTGTAGAgacccatgaagaaatgcattgCTCTGATATCAAGTTGATGAATGAACCATTGATAAGATATTGTCAAAAAAGAATAACACGAATAGTAGTGGGTTTTGCCACAGGACTGAATGTCTCTTCATAATCAATACATTGTTGAAAAGAGCCATGCAAGTACCCTTTGATCTTGGATACGCCATTGTTTAAACTTTggattcttgatttgaattgtattattttgaatgaataatctttacaataatttatctatttataatagtaatagagaaataactaaattgagaaaatataggaattaattattatatttagcttaattaataggag is part of the Impatiens glandulifera chromosome 1, dImpGla2.1, whole genome shotgun sequence genome and encodes:
- the LOC124939302 gene encoding ribonuclease H2 subunit A-like, coding for MESGSDFPKWASEPCIMGIDEAGRGPVLGPMVYGCLYCPVSYQKTLSSLNFADSKTLKEEKREELFDNLKADESLGWAVDVIDPKELSAKMLKKTKINLNEISHESAMGLVRRVTDMGVLLTEVYVDTVGDPEKYRVRLTERFPFIKFVVAKKADSLYPVVSGASIVAKVTRDRAIRNWELDETADNINRNFGSGYPGDPATKTWLGDHKHPVFGFPTLVRFSWGTCTPFFKNMVEVLWEADEMEDDDSTNNNRKKQQKLTSVGFTGLKKTTKTEETESSGKGRCKFFQARKLQQVSQF